From Chryseobacterium shandongense, the proteins below share one genomic window:
- a CDS encoding ABC transporter ATP-binding protein, translating to MSYYKRAIDNILPYKKTIAAGIFFNILYALFNIIAMLFFMPVLNILFDKEAEKINQQPTYEGISKAGTFLKESFNYQIQQVQMEKGPEYILLITCILFISMFFLRNIFSYLSEFYLTFSRTGVSRDFRIKLHDKILDLPVSFFTNSRKGDVFARITSDVSEVEGNILNSLIDLIRSPIVIIITMGYLLYSNFQLTIFTLIVFPIMGTLISIIGKSLKKDTGEAQNELGKMYSFVDETLVGLKIIKIFDASPQIKKRFDEVLNNIRRLSLKLFKKKALASPVSELLGAITIGMIVYFGGRLAIQGKGLSGSEFITYIALFYTILQPLKALSSAISNIQKGEVSAKRIFEILDAEYHIKEMKHAKEIRSFERNVEFRNITFGYEDREVLQNFSLSIPKGKTVALVGQSGSGKSTLANLITRFYDVNKGEVLIDGENIINIKLSSYRKLFGLVTQDNILFNDSIRNNISLGKPDATLEEIQAAAKIANAHDFIMDLPKQYDTSIGEAGGKLSGGQKQRISIARAVLKNPPIMILDEATSALDTESERFVQDALEKMMENRTSLVIAHRLSTIQKADWIVVMEKGKIIEQGTHHDLIAKKGMYNKLVELQNFD from the coding sequence ATGAGTTACTATAAACGAGCGATAGATAACATACTCCCCTATAAAAAAACAATTGCTGCCGGAATTTTTTTTAATATTTTATACGCACTGTTCAATATTATTGCCATGCTTTTCTTCATGCCGGTGCTAAATATTCTTTTTGATAAAGAAGCAGAAAAGATTAATCAACAACCTACGTACGAAGGCATTTCAAAAGCCGGAACATTTTTAAAGGAAAGCTTCAATTATCAGATTCAGCAGGTACAGATGGAGAAAGGACCGGAATATATTCTTCTTATCACTTGTATTTTATTTATATCCATGTTCTTCCTGAGAAACATATTTAGTTATTTGTCAGAGTTTTACCTGACATTTTCACGAACAGGAGTTTCAAGAGATTTCAGAATAAAACTGCATGATAAAATTTTAGATTTACCCGTATCGTTTTTTACAAACTCCAGAAAAGGTGATGTCTTCGCCAGAATAACCTCCGACGTAAGTGAAGTAGAAGGTAATATTCTAAATAGTTTAATTGATCTTATCCGGTCACCAATTGTAATCATCATTACAATGGGATATCTTTTATATTCTAATTTTCAGCTTACCATTTTTACATTGATTGTTTTCCCGATCATGGGTACCTTGATTTCAATAATAGGAAAAAGTCTGAAAAAAGACACAGGGGAAGCCCAGAATGAATTGGGAAAAATGTATTCTTTTGTAGATGAAACACTGGTAGGACTGAAAATTATTAAAATTTTTGACGCTTCACCTCAGATTAAGAAAAGATTTGATGAAGTCCTCAATAATATAAGAAGACTTTCCTTAAAACTTTTTAAGAAAAAAGCTCTAGCTTCTCCGGTGAGTGAGCTTTTAGGCGCTATCACCATAGGAATGATTGTTTATTTTGGGGGCAGGCTGGCTATTCAGGGGAAAGGATTATCCGGAAGCGAATTCATAACCTATATTGCTTTATTTTATACGATTCTGCAGCCTTTGAAAGCCCTGTCTTCAGCCATCTCCAATATCCAGAAAGGAGAGGTTTCTGCCAAAAGAATTTTTGAGATCCTGGATGCAGAATATCATATTAAAGAAATGAAGCACGCTAAAGAAATCAGGAGTTTTGAAAGAAATGTAGAATTCAGAAATATTACATTCGGATATGAAGACCGTGAAGTACTGCAAAATTTTTCACTTTCTATTCCGAAAGGTAAAACCGTAGCACTGGTAGGACAGAGCGGCAGCGGAAAAAGTACATTGGCGAATCTTATAACACGTTTTTATGATGTTAATAAAGGTGAAGTTCTTATTGACGGAGAAAATATTATCAATATAAAACTTTCCAGCTACAGAAAATTATTTGGGTTGGTAACACAGGACAATATACTATTCAACGATTCTATCCGAAATAATATATCCCTGGGTAAACCTGATGCTACCTTGGAGGAAATCCAGGCTGCAGCAAAAATTGCCAATGCCCACGACTTCATCATGGATCTTCCAAAGCAATACGATACCAGTATCGGCGAAGCCGGAGGAAAACTTTCAGGCGGCCAGAAACAAAGGATTTCTATTGCACGGGCGGTCCTGAAAAATCCGCCAATTATGATTCTCGATGAAGCCACTTCAGCATTGGATACCGAGTCTGAAAGATTTGTACAGGATGCCTTGGAAAAAATGATGGAAAACAGAACTTCTCTGGTTATTGCACACCGTCTTTCAACCATTCAGAAAGCGGACTGGATTGTGGTAATGGAAAAAGGAAAAATTATAGAGCAGGGAACCCATCATGATCTTATCGCCAAGAAAGGCATGTACAACAAGCTGGTGGAACTGCAAAATTTCGATTAA
- a CDS encoding M28 family peptidase has translation MKKLTYLTFSLLSVFSFAQEVSKERIQTVLSTLASDEMKGREIGTTENENAANYIAKLFKENNLEYCTGNSYLVPFTYKGKTAYNVCGIKKGKTDKYLGFSGHFDHIGTSNNSKDNIYNGADDDASGITTLVGIADYFKNKDPKFSMVFIAFNGEEKGMLGSKAISTDKNLDKIYNNLTALFNFEMVATESAFGRNALFMTGDEFSDLDELFNLNAVNDLKINPDPYAAQQLFYRSDNVSFVKKKIIAHSFSTVDMTKASHYHNESDDINIVDFDNLTQIINNFGKTVEKLSPENFSPKYNNSVKF, from the coding sequence ATGAAAAAACTTACTTATCTTACCTTTTCATTACTCTCGGTATTTTCCTTTGCACAGGAAGTTTCAAAAGAAAGAATTCAGACCGTACTTTCTACGCTCGCCTCAGATGAAATGAAGGGGCGCGAAATCGGAACTACAGAAAATGAAAACGCTGCCAATTATATCGCAAAGCTCTTTAAGGAAAATAATCTGGAATACTGTACAGGAAATTCTTACCTGGTTCCTTTCACCTATAAAGGCAAAACGGCATATAATGTTTGTGGGATTAAAAAAGGTAAAACAGATAAATATTTGGGCTTTTCAGGTCACTTTGATCATATCGGAACCAGCAACAATTCCAAAGATAATATCTATAACGGAGCAGATGATGATGCCAGCGGAATCACAACGCTTGTAGGAATTGCAGATTATTTTAAAAATAAAGATCCGAAATTCTCAATGGTTTTTATAGCTTTCAACGGCGAAGAAAAAGGAATGTTGGGATCGAAAGCAATTTCTACCGATAAAAACCTGGATAAAATTTACAATAATCTTACGGCTCTTTTCAATTTTGAAATGGTGGCCACAGAATCGGCCTTCGGAAGAAATGCACTCTTTATGACCGGTGATGAGTTTTCGGATCTTGATGAGCTCTTTAATCTGAACGCAGTAAACGACCTGAAGATCAACCCTGATCCTTATGCTGCACAGCAGTTATTTTACCGTTCGGATAATGTAAGTTTTGTAAAAAAGAAAATTATCGCCCATTCTTTTTCAACGGTTGATATGACAAAAGCTTCTCATTACCATAACGAAAGCGATGATATTAACATTGTTGACTTTGACAATCTCACACAGATCATCAATAATTTCGGAAAAACGGTTGAGAAATTATCACCTGAAAATTTCAGCCCGAAATACAATAATTCTGTAAAGTTTTAG
- a CDS encoding phosphatidylserine decarboxylase family protein, whose translation MKLHRESKGTITVASVLFIILSALAIYFLEMWSLVIILPLLVVYSLVFWFFRVPNRDILDHKENVIAPVDGKVVMIKEVEEDEFIKGKAIQVSIFMSPLNVHICRYPVSGKVIYKKYHPGKYLVAWHEKSSTENERTTVAVESLTNHQVVFRQIAGYVARRIVFYCNEGDDAKAGHEFGFIKFGSRMDVFLPLDTEIICKIGDITKGGIDVIARMKE comes from the coding sequence TATCATTTTGAGTGCATTGGCCATTTATTTTCTTGAAATGTGGTCATTGGTGATCATTCTTCCCTTGTTGGTCGTTTATAGCCTTGTATTTTGGTTCTTCAGAGTGCCAAATCGCGATATCCTTGATCATAAGGAGAATGTAATAGCCCCGGTTGACGGAAAGGTAGTTATGATAAAAGAAGTGGAAGAAGACGAATTTATAAAAGGAAAAGCCATTCAGGTTTCCATATTTATGTCTCCGCTTAATGTTCATATCTGCAGATATCCGGTTTCAGGAAAGGTAATTTACAAAAAATACCACCCTGGAAAGTATCTTGTAGCATGGCATGAAAAATCTTCAACAGAAAATGAAAGAACAACTGTTGCGGTAGAAAGTCTTACGAATCATCAGGTGGTATTCCGTCAGATTGCGGGATATGTAGCCAGAAGGATTGTTTTCTACTGTAATGAAGGTGATGATGCGAAAGCAGGCCATGAATTCGGCTTTATCAAATTCGGGTCGAGAATGGATGTCTTTCTTCCTCTGGATACTGAGATTATCTGTAAGATCGGGGATATCACAAAGGGTGGTATCGATGTTATTGCAAGAATGAAAGAGTAA
- a CDS encoding DUF1801 domain-containing protein, with product MNPIQEYFYRLEEPERSTLLFLREKILESDTDNITETLSFGLPFFKYKKRMLCYFNFSKKHKKYYISFYHGDRIDHPLLLQEGRKKFKILLINMNEDLPLELVLRLINEVKKAY from the coding sequence ATGAATCCTATACAAGAGTATTTCTACAGACTGGAAGAGCCTGAAAGAAGTACTCTTCTTTTTTTGCGCGAAAAAATCCTGGAATCTGATACGGATAACATTACGGAAACCTTAAGCTTCGGTTTGCCTTTTTTCAAATACAAAAAGAGAATGCTGTGTTATTTTAATTTCAGTAAAAAACATAAAAAATATTATATCAGCTTTTACCACGGTGACAGGATTGATCATCCGCTGCTTCTCCAGGAAGGCAGAAAGAAGTTTAAAATACTGCTGATTAATATGAACGAAGATTTGCCATTAGAACTAGTTTTAAGGTTGATTAATGAAGTTAAAAAAGCCTATTAA